Part of the Actinomycetes bacterium genome is shown below.
AGCGTGACGGCGTCACTGGGCAGCGTCCCGGGCGGCCCGGCCAGGTCGTGAGCGGTCACCGGCAGGCTGAACCCGTTGGCCAGCGCGAGGACGATGGCGGCCTGGACGGCGTGCAGCGCAGCGGCCACCAGGTTGTACCTGCGCAGCCCCGCGATGCTCTGATCGGTGGTCGCGACTCTCCTCTCGCCACCCTGGAGTGGCTCCTCGTCGAGCGTACGAGGGTCTCCGGGGTGCGCAGGACGAGCGCTGCCGAGCTGAGGCTCTCGTACGCTGGCCAGGTGAAACCGTCCGGCCACCTGCTGGCGGCTGCGGGACTCGTGGCCTTGAGCGTGCTGGCCCAGGGCTGCGCCGCCATGGGCTCAACCCGAGCGGCCGCGGCCGGCCGCCCGGCCGCGACGACCGCACCGACGACACCTGCGCCGTCCAGCGCGGCCGTGCGCACGCCGTCGGTGACCGCGACGCCCCGCCGCTCAGCGGCGGCTACTGCCCCCCCGACGAACAGGCCCACGGCCAAGCCCATGGCGACAGCCACGGCCAAGCCCACGTCGAGCCCGACCCCCGGCACAGCGAGCGGCACCGTCAGCGGCATCTACCCGGCCGCCGGGGTGCGGCAGTGGCTGCACTGCCAGGGCAGCGGTGCGGTCACCCTCGTGGTCATCCCCGGCCTGGGCACCAGCGCGGCGGCCTGGTCCGGGGTGCTCCCGTCCCTGCAGCGGGTGACCCGGACCTGCGTCTACGACCGGCCGGGGCTCGGGCACAGCCCGGCCCGCCCGAACGCCAGGCAGGTGGTGGACGCCGGCCTCTACGCCCGCGAGCTGGCCGCCCTGCTCGCCGCCGCTGGGGAGAAGGGCCCCTACGTCGTCCTGGGGCACTCCTTCGGCGGGCTGATCGCCCGGGCCTTCGTGCACACCTACCCGGGCTTGGTGCGCAGGGTGCTGCTCGCGGAAAGCGTGACCCCCGGCGACCCCACTACCGGCCGGTACTGGCCCGAGGCCGGTCACCAGATCGACATGGTGGTCAGCTCGGCCGCCACCGGCGGGGGCCCGCCCATGGGCCGGCTGCCGCTGCTCGTGCTCAGCGCGTCCAACCCGGAGGAGGACCACCTCGGCGGGCCGACCTACGGCCAGCCGCAGTCGATGATCGACCTCTGGCGGCGCCAGCAGCACGACGACCTCACGCTGTCGACCGACTCCATCCAGGTCATCGCGCACTCGGGCCACGTGCTGCAGCAGGACAACCCGGGCGCGGTCGTCGAGGCGGTCCGTGAGCTGGTCGCCGCCGCCCCGACGGGGGCGGCGCTGCGGTGCACCGCCGTGTGGAGCAGGTATGGCTCGACCTGCAGCTGATTCGACCGGCAGCCGGCGGGGGATCCTGCTCGCCGTGTCCGCGCCCCTGCTCGTTGCCGGTTGCGCCGCGCCGTCGACGCCCGGCGCTGCGTCGTCTTCCACCGCGCCGTCCCCCACCGGGTCGGCCAGCCAGGTCGCTTCCGCCTTGCCGTCTCCCACCGCGGTGCCGCCGTCCCCGACCACGAGCCCGGCTGCGACCGGCTCGCCGACCCCAGCCCCGACGGCGGGCGCCGTCATCGCGGCCGTGCCCGCGGCCCAGTGGGCCAGGATCGTGGCCGTCGGCGCGTGGCACACCGGCTGCCCGGTGACCCGCGCGGACCTGCGCCGGGTCGAGGTGAACTTCCACGGCTTCGACACGGCGGTCCATCGCGGCGTCCTGGTCGTTAACGCCGACGTCGCCGCCAGCGTGGCCAGGATCTTCACCGAGCTGTTCGACGGGGGCTTCCCGATCCGGCGGATGCAGCCGATCGAGGTGTACGGCGGCGACGACAACGCGAGCATGGCCGCCGACAACACCTCCGCGTACAACTGCCGGCGCGCCGCCCAGGCCAACGCGCCGGCGACCGCCTCGCCGCACGCCAACGGCCGAGCCGTCGACGTCAACCCGTACGAGAACCCCTGGATCGACAGCCGCTGCCAGTGCTTCCAGCCGGACTCCCGCTACGGGACGAACCGCACCGGTGCCGGCGTCATCACCAAGGGCGGCGTGGCCTGGTCGGCGTTCACGCGGGAGGGCTGGATCTGGCAGGACAACGCCACCATCGACTACCAGCACTTCGACACCGGCTACCCGTCGAGGCCGCTGTCGTGACGGCGCGGACCGGCCGGGCCGACCGCCAGGCGGGGAGGGCTGCGGCCGCTGCGGCCGTGAGCGTGCTGCTCGCCTCCTGCGCGGCGAGCGCGCCGGCCGCGCCGCCGGTGGCCAGCACTCCGCCGGGCTCCCCCGCTGGCGCCGCCGCGCCGACTCCAACTCGGACACCGACTCCAACTCGGACACCGACTCCGACACCGACGAAGGCCGGAGCCGCCCCGACCCCCTCAGCCGCCGCCCCGGCCCAGCGGACGGCGCCGGCCGGCCCGGCGCCCGTGCGGCTGCCGT
Proteins encoded:
- a CDS encoding alpha/beta hydrolase, producing the protein MKPSGHLLAAAGLVALSVLAQGCAAMGSTRAAAAGRPAATTAPTTPAPSSAAVRTPSVTATPRRSAAATAPPTNRPTAKPMATATAKPTSSPTPGTASGTVSGIYPAAGVRQWLHCQGSGAVTLVVIPGLGTSAAAWSGVLPSLQRVTRTCVYDRPGLGHSPARPNARQVVDAGLYARELAALLAAAGEKGPYVVLGHSFGGLIARAFVHTYPGLVRRVLLAESVTPGDPTTGRYWPEAGHQIDMVVSSAATGGGPPMGRLPLLVLSASNPEEDHLGGPTYGQPQSMIDLWRRQQHDDLTLSTDSIQVIAHSGHVLQQDNPGAVVEAVRELVAAAPTGAALRCTAVWSRYGSTCS
- a CDS encoding M15 family metallopeptidase, yielding MSAPLLVAGCAAPSTPGAASSSTAPSPTGSASQVASALPSPTAVPPSPTTSPAATGSPTPAPTAGAVIAAVPAAQWARIVAVGAWHTGCPVTRADLRRVEVNFHGFDTAVHRGVLVVNADVAASVARIFTELFDGGFPIRRMQPIEVYGGDDNASMAADNTSAYNCRRAAQANAPATASPHANGRAVDVNPYENPWIDSRCQCFQPDSRYGTNRTGAGVITKGGVAWSAFTREGWIWQDNATIDYQHFDTGYPSRPLS